A stretch of Ischnura elegans chromosome 4, ioIscEleg1.1, whole genome shotgun sequence DNA encodes these proteins:
- the LOC124157105 gene encoding uncharacterized protein LOC124157105, whose translation MSQKDQEAALDEKIERIRKRNEEIERRRKEVEADRQIAEKLNATVKFTPSETNPLERQPISRPPVTNRNPRFEKKVPEKSYSPNPKPPPHVKKITNFSDKDGPPPDPVYTFLTDHTRDQPKGDYSPNAGKASRENVSDGEFRGQHGRGRGRGAWNRGRGSPMRGGRRGGSGGNQFSMQGPQQPPEYQAWRAEREKIDQDRITRQRTAEGNWRREWDSEKLSQDENQEYQSRPAFSKKKKRDGEDFKIQRTVTNDLAKSPLPPKENEMRPSDKPVKTVYYAKGASEDKKTVAFNFSEGASCNDINDDDLEEDLGFEHRYISSCGDSIKISVSNKPIKSVKVNPVNPPGTGRVGPRQKPRLSYSSQSEDEKEVHASVFHKRPPPMTSHHILPQRDSGSSKKPPLPPGRGPGHEVSSPKKKPSAVKSQTPVRGMRGDESPVVEKKELSRESSHENISEGGDDSWEDVATTSGNESADYSDADMAKKSDSSDNSITRGQVGNDGCKEEASDVKGDPIEKSDDFNGKEEQGDEEFYEEADGYQDEMDGEAERPQDEENVEATEEGFHHDVLEGQEKDGDSSTEAADGVCPSVGKEECDGKKDPVSEVEKDGNDQLAVEKEAGDDEEKTTASVLEFHGDISGQSATGDSMADSKEPILDKKPDSVNDLTVDSSIEQPSLSATSDPVVSGEKESESQDSETLECSRKTSEEATVVRSVEEASPRQLQSEDPSPSSGK comes from the exons ATGTCTCAAAAAGACCAAGAAGctgctcttgatgaaaaaattgaacgGATCAGGAAAAGGAATGAAGAAATTGAAAGGAGGCGTAAG GAAGTGGAAGCTGACAGGCAGATTGCTGAAAAATTGAATGCTACGGTTAAATTCACTCCTTCTGAAACCAATCCTTTAGAAAGGCAGCCTATCAGCAGGCCTCCAGTCACTAACAGGAACCCTAGATTTGAAAAGAAGGTCCCTGAAAAGTCGTACAGCCCCAACCCCAAGCCTCCACCACATgtgaagaaaataaccaacttttCTGAT AAGGATGGCCCTCCCCCAGATCCAGTCTACACATTTCTGACGGATCACACCCGGGATCAGCCCAAAGGGGACTACTCACCTAATGCAGGCAAAGCATCACGGGAGAATGTGTCCGATGGGGAGTTCAGGGGTCAGCATGGACGTGGAAGAGGCCGAGGAGCATGGAATCGG GGAAGAGGAAGCCCCATGCGCGGAGGTAGGCGTGGGGGAAGTGGTGGCAATCAGTTCTCGATGCAAGGCCCTCAGCAACCACCCGAGTATCAAGCCTGgagggcagagagagagaaaatagatCAAGATCGCATTACTCGGCAGAGGACAGCTGAAGGGAATTGGCGGAGGGAGTGGGACTCAGAAAAGTTATCTCAAGA TGAAAATCAGGAGTATCAATCCAGGCCTGCAttttctaaaaagaaaaaaagag ATGGTGAAGATTTTAAAATACAGCGCACAGTGACTAACGATTTGGCTAAATCACCTCTTCCTCCAAAGGAGAATGAAATGAGACCTTCTGATAAGCCTGTGAAAACAGTTTATTATGCAAAAGGAGCATCTGAAGATAAAAAGACGGTTGCTTTCAATTTCAGTGAAG GTGCTTCGTGCAATGATATTAATGATGATGACCTGGAAGAGGATTTGGGATTTGAACATAGGTATATAAGTAGCTGTGgagattcaattaaaatttcgGTATCAAACAAACCTATCAAAAGTGTAAAAG TAAATCCAGTGAATCCACCTGGGACAGGGCGAGTGGGCCCAAGGCAGAAGCCTCGCTTGAGCTACAGCAGTCAGTCAGAAGATGAGAAGGAAGTCCATGCTTCGGTCTTCCATAAGAGGCCCCCTCCCATGACTAGCCACCATATTCTTCCTCAGAGGGATAGTGGATCTTCTAAAAAGCCACCGTTGCCACCAGGCCGAGGCCCTGGTCATGAGGTCAGCAGTCCGAAGAAGAAGCCGTCAGCGGTGAAGTCCCAGACTCCTGTGAGGGGCATGAGGGGAGATGAGAGCCCAGTGGTCGAGAAGAAGGAGCTGTCGAGGGAGAGTTCCCATGAAAACATCTCCGAGGGTGGTGACGACTCTTGGGAAGACGTTGCGACCACCAGTGGCAATGAGAGTGCCGATTATTCTGATGCTGACATGGCAAAGAAATCAGACAGCAGTGATAATTCCATCACGAGAGGCCAGGTTGGTAATGATGGCTGCAAAGAAGAAGCTTCTGATGTTAAGGGAGATCCCATTGAAAAAAGTGATGATTTTAATGGGAAGGAAGAGCAGGGAGATGAAGAATTTTATGAAGAAGCCGATGGTTATCAAGATGAAATGGATGGGGAAGCTGAAAGGCCACAGGATGAGGAAAATGTGGAGGCAACGGAAGAAGGGTTCCATCATGATGTGCTTGAAGGTCAAGAAAAGGATGGAGATTCATCTACGGAGGCTGCTGATGGGGTGTGCCCTTCAGTTGGAAAGGAAGAGTGTGATGGAAAGAAGGATCCAGTGTCTGAGGTGGAGAAGGATGGAAATGATCAACTTGCAGTTGAAAAGGAGGCTGGAGACGATGAGGAGAAGACAACTGCCAGTGTACTTGAATTTCATGGAGATATTTCGGGGCAAAGCGCAACTGGGGATTCAATGGCAGATTCAAAGGAGCCAATATTGGACAAAAAACCTGATTCAGTCAATGATTTGACTGTTGACAGCAGTATCGAGCAACCCTCCTTGAGTGCAACTTCTGATCCAGTTGTGTCAGGAGAGAAGGAAAGTGAGAGCCAAGACTCGGAAACCTTGGAATGCAGTCGGAAAACCAGTGAAGAGGCCACAGTTGTCAGAAGTGTAGAAGAAGCTAGTCCAAGGCAGCTTCAATCTGAGGATCCCTCTCCAAGCAGTGGAAAATGA